In the genome of Arctopsyche grandis isolate Sample6627 chromosome 13, ASM5162203v2, whole genome shotgun sequence, the window aaatcatattctagTCAATATAACTTGTTGATACATGTGAGAATtcacactggggaaaaaccGCACAAGTGTAACGTTTGCTTAAAATCTTTTATTACAAACAATAATGTACGCAATCATATGAAAACTCACACTAAGGAGAAGCCATTcacatgtgacatttgttcaaaatcatatgGTTTCAAATTCACCCTTGTGAATCACATGAAATCTCACTATGGGgaaccatacaaatgtaatatatgttCAAAAGGATATACTCACAAAATATCCTTAGTGGCACATATGAGGAGTCACACTGGAGAAAAACCGCACCATTGCGAaatctgtttaaaatcatttacttccAAGTCATCTTTTGTCTCACATATGAGAATTCACAATGGGATaaagccacataaatgtgaaatctgtttgaaatcatttactcataGATCGACCCTAGTGGGTCATATGACAACACACACTAGggaaaaaccacacaaatgcgaaACTTGTTTAAAGGCATTCTCTCTTAAATCAGCCCTTATGAGTCATATGAGAATTCACACTGGGATAAAACCGCATCAATGTAGAATCTGTTTGAAATCATTCACTCATAAACCTACCCTCGTGGGACATTTGAAAACACATGATGCGGATAAATCTCATGAATgtgaaatatgtttaaaatcatttgcacATGAACATCGCTTGTCGTCACATAAAAGAACGCACACTGATGAAAAACtacacaagtgtgacatttgtttgaaatcatttaaagCAAAATGTAACTTACATAAACATATGAAAACTCACACCGagtgatatttaaataaaataacctcTTCATTAGAAaatcgtactattatttacctGTAAACCTGTTTTCTACATTTAAAATAGTACACatattaagtttttattttttatgttctttttttacaagctttttctgtttgtttttttaaattacactgagcaacaaaaaaactaCCAGAGCGAAGACATCAATTGTTATGAAGtttaacccactgaattcgaatatgacaatgattttaacTAGCTTGGTCTTGTTTATGAGATTTTTGGTTTTTTGCCTTTTGCGATATGTATCACAAAATCAATATCAATAGATTGGGTTTCTAtctcaattatttttatctaaaagtaataattcgagcggtaaatgatttcaaaatgaaattcgATATTTTGTAGTCCCTTTCCTTATTTGAATTATAGACCAATAtgattttcaataatgaaatcatttatattttaattttccgaTGGTTAATCATCAGGATACATTCATGTACCACTAAACGTGGAATGACAAGTTATGTGAAATAGAatttcatgtataatatatgcgaCTGAAAAATTGCAATGACAGAAGAAACGCAACTGGGCATATGGGCAGGCATAGACTAGAGTTACCATTTTTTCTGCGGTGAATTGCACATTTTTAAGAAGTTCATCGCAATTTTCTATTTGTTGCTTGAAGTCTTCggaagtattacatatattcgaaatTGCACCTTATTATAACCATTGCTTTTATGGTATCAATATTCATCTGTGACTTATCTGCTGTCCACAAATTATTGATAATCGAAAAAACTCGTTTGGAAGCCGCATTGATACCAAGTTGCAAAGTGTGAATTCGACAACTTTGTTGAGATGAACACAGGGAATATAATTTTCGTCAAAatgattgaaaatttgaatcCATCGCTTATCGATGGGTGTTTTTTCATTATTCCATTGGTGAAATTTTTCAACGTTTACGTAtcttttcaaatatgaaatttcgTTATATAATTCATTCTCTGGTACTAGATATTTGTTTTCAGGCAAATTTTTCTTTATGAAAACTATTGTTTCTTCTACGTTGTTCTAATCTACTTGACGTTTCAAAGTAATCCATTTAAAATTAGTAATTTCCTTAAATTGTTTACCCCATAATTCTACGTGTACGCAATGCAATGCCAATAATGCTAGAATAATACcatcaaaataaaatctgaTTCGTAAGTGAAAATACTATAgaaactaaatttattttaataaattgtgaAATCCGGGACGCAGAGCTGGAATCCAGTACTGTCCCGGAAAATCCCTACGACGAATGGTAACCCTAGCATAAACCTGCTCACACTTGCGATTATTCTGTCGCAATTCTTGGTATAATTAGTCTTAAACCATTGCTTATCATATTTGATAGTGTTTTCGACGTGGAGaaattgatttttgaaatgaaaaaacatCCTGCCCTATATGACAAAAGATTAAAACAATACAGTGATCGCAATATCAGAGAAAAGTTATGGGCTGAAGTTTGCAGTAACGTTATACTTAATTGGAATACATTATCAgcaactgaaaaaaaaactgaaggtatgtacatatatatctgcatttatattttataattattgttaaataaatttttgttcgTCAAATTTACTGAAAAACAAGTTGATATTATATCATGTTGCCACGGCATCGAACCTTACTAAACCTTACTTTCCCTAACTGACATTCAAATAGCTAACTGaagcctttttacaaggtttatttagACTGATAACACGCATTTAGTCGTAGATGGAACTACTGCAATATCATCATCTAACTCTGAAACATCTtccttgtaaatatatttttttcttcctgGATGAGGCACTGGGTCAAACCAGTATTGTCGGAAGATAAAATAAAGGAGAGAAATGTGATGAAATGCagcaaatatgttttttttattgattccgggggcgtcatttggggggggaGGGGCTGGGGTGGGCAGCCAACCCCCCCCCCgcctagatttgaacgggactatcctctttgtttaatgtattattatgaatttgaatttaaatactaaaccaacaaaaatagaatattgaaattctttagaacactgtcaggtataaatacgtcgatttttcccagaaaaaaaatgttaactcaAATATGTTTCgttttgttgtttgtcttgctttCAAAGACATTTTTAAAACtcgtttattcttaaaaattattttttatacaataaaaaaagaaatagttaaaattcatatacattcatttttttaatataatatacctccccccccccccctagtaagtcattccttactggtcaaaaattttgtccagtaaggaatgataaaaaaaaataaaaatatatatatatatatagagagagagaaaggaaaaaaaaaatatatatgtatatatatccctTTGTGGTACTTTTTTAGCGAATTTGTAAATCGAGTTTTCGgccataaacatatgtacatatattgtaatatttatttaagtgaccaaatatgtcaattgacacccatagtatttttttaaacagtgAATCATGCCATTAGCGCTACTGGCATTTTAAGCATGACAtctatagcggtcatccgcAGGGAAAGGGCTAAGGAACTGTTTTCAAACTTTGAAATGAATGTTGATTAACAAAGCCCAGAACCCGCTACCATCATCTGACCACATTGCATAAATTGACagacatttatttttacttacagcaaatatgcatacatgtatgtatattatttta includes:
- the LOC143921306 gene encoding uncharacterized protein LOC143921306, yielding MKSPIGPKLFKCNVCLKSFTFKSTLTKHLQSHTGEKPHKCDICLRAFTFKYSLVLHMKAHTKEKRNDCEICSKSFTCKSSLMSHLKNHTGKTPHQCKICSKSFTCKSSLMSHLKNHTGKTPHQCKICLKSYSSQYNLLIHVRIHTGEKPHKCNVCLKSFITNNNVRNHMKTHTKEKPFTCDICSKSYGFKFTLVNHMKSHYGEPYKCNICSKGYTHKISLVAHMRSHTGEKPHHCEICLKSFTSKSSFVSHMRIHNGIKPHKCEICLKSFTHRSTLVGHMTTHTREKPHKCETCLKAFSLKSALMSHMRIHTGIKPHQCRICLKSFTHKPTLVGHLKTHDADKSHECEICLKSFAHEHRLSSHKRTHTDEKLHKCDICLKSFKAKCNLHKHMKTHTE